From the Callithrix jacchus isolate 240 chromosome 22, calJac240_pri, whole genome shotgun sequence genome, the window tacaggtgcacgccaccatgctcagctaatttttgtatttttagtagagatggagtttcaccatgttgactagaatggtcttgatctcttgacctcatgatccacccacctcagccccccaaagtgctgggattacaggtgtgagccaccacgcccagccaggagttttattattacttaaatcAGACTCCCTGAGCATTTGgggagcagaatttttttttttttttttttttgagactagtttcactcttttgcccaggctggagtgaagtggtgtgaccGAGGCGGCTCAATGTGACCTTCGtccatgggttcaagcgattctcatgcttcagcctcccaagtaactgggattataggtggccgccaccatgcctggctaacttctgtatttttttagtagagattgggtttcactatgttggccaggctggcctcaaactcctgacctcaggtgatccacccacctcgggggcctcccaaaatgctgggattacaggcatcatcCAATGGTCCCGGCTGAAGCGGAGTTttcttgttgttattattattatactttaagttctgaggtacatgcgcagaatgtgcaggttacatagttatacatgtgccatggtggtttgctgcatccatcaccccgtcatctacatcaggtatttttcctaatgctattcctcccccagccccctaccccctgacaggccctggtgtgtactattcccctccctgtgtccatgtgttctcattgttcaattcccataTGCGGTGGGaacatgtgttcccattgttcaattcccactatgcgagaacatgcggtgtttggttttcggttgttgtgttagtttgctgagaatgacagtttccagcttcatccatgtccctgcaaaggatatgaactcatccttttctatggctgcacaCTACCCCATGGTATAtaattgccacattttctttatgcagtctatcactgatgggaatttgggttggttctaagtctttaatattgtgaacagtgccaaaaTGAACGTAAGTGTGCGTGTGTCTtaataatggaatgatttataatgctttgggtatataccaagtaatgggattgctgagtcaaatggcatttctagttctggatccttgaggaatcgaatcgccatactgtcttccacaaattacactcccaccaacagtgtaaaagcattcctatttctccacatcctctctggcatttgttgtctcctgattttttaatgatcgccattctaactggcatgagatggtatctcattgtggttttgatctgcatttctttaatgaccagtgatgatgaactttttttcatgttttcatatgtttgttggctacataaatgtctcctttgggagatgtgtctgttcatatcctttgcccactttttgatggggttgtttttttcttgtaaatttgctgaagttctttgttgattctggatattagcactttgtcagatggacagattgcaaaaattttctcccattttgtacgttgcctgttcactctaatgttagcctcttttgctgtgcagaagctctttagtttaattagatgccatttgtctattttggcttttgttgccattggagCAGAGTTTTTATGGATACCTTGGTGGGTGGGGGTAAGCCAGTGAGCCAGGCGTGCTGaatggtcagagatgaaatcatagggagtccgAGATGTCTTCTTGCTCTCAGTCAGTTGCTGGgtgtgggggccacaagatcagatgagccagttaaTTGATCTGGGAGGGACCacctgatccatcaagtgcagggtctccaaaatatctcaagcattgATCTCAGGAGCATTTAGGGAGGgccagaatcttgtagcctccagctgcatgactcctaaatcataatttctaatcttataGCTAATGTCAGTCCCCATAAaaggaggtctgctttgggaaacAGCTGTTACTGTGtttgtttaaactataaactataaactaagtttctcccaaagttagctcaGCCTTCGCCcagaatgaacaaggacagcttggagtcagttaagttagatctctttcattgtctcagtcataattttgcaaaagtGGTTTCAGTAGTTCCCTGATCCAGCCAATGATGCTAAattcccttattttatttattttttctttttgagatggagtttcgctgttgttacccagactgcagtgcaatggcacaatctcggctcaccgcaatctccgccttctggattcaagcaattctccttcctcagcctcctgagtagctgagattacaggcatgcaccaccacgcccagctaatttttgtatttttagtagagatgggtttcaccttgttgaccaggatggtctcgatctcttgacgtcgtgatccacccgcctcggcctcccaaagtgctgggattacaggcatgagccactgcgcccggccttaaattCCCTTATTTTATGTTCCCACATAGCACCCAGATcacttttttaaagttgtttatatTTTGGGTGTTTACTTGCCCTTTATTTCTGTTGGTTGATTGATTGAGAACAGTCTCACtcagtcagccaggctggagcaaagtcacacaatctaggctcactgcagcctccacctcccgggttcaagcgattctcctgtttcaacctcacaagtagctaggattataggtgagcGCCAccaaacacccagctaatttttgtatttttagtagagacagggtttcactaagttggccaggttggtcttgaactcctggcctcatgtgaaccacccgcctcggcctcccaaagtgctggtattacaggcgtcaGCGACTGCACCGGACCTTACTATGACCTTTAGATCTGAGCTCGGGCAGCCCTTTCTAGGCAGCCCTGCTGGTCTCCTGTCCCTGGGTCAGCCAGCTCCTCTGAGCTCCGGGGCTCGCAATCTCCCGACCACTCTGGGTTCACAATGATGGATCAGAAGTGTATCTCCCAGTGCTGAGCAAAAAGCCCGCAGTCTGTCTACCGAATGAAAGGACGGCGTATGAGCGCATTAATGAGTACACAGGTGAATGTCCTCTCTGGGTCAAAGTCCTCTTCCACATTCCCAGGCCGTGACTCCAGAACCCAGAGTTCACTCCTGAACCATGCCCCTAACCCAGACTTATTGCCTAAAGTAAAATTGAGGCACGCCGATGTCCTAAATGGATAATATGCAAgcaccttccacctcccagatcagtggggaaactgaggcagcgaGTGCAGCTTTGGAAATCGAGTCGCCCAAGGATGGCCGGGAAAAGGATCCCGTCCGGTTTCTCCTCAGCCCCTCCCCTAGTTCCTCTGTCCCAGAAAGCGCCGTCCAAATTTCTCCCATCCCTCACAGTATTGGTTTAACAGGGCGTCAGTTTCCAAGCACTCTCTTCCCCTATTGGCTGGTATTTCCCAATTGCGCGGTGGCGCCTTGGCCTGCCCCTTACGCCACGCCACGCCCTCACCATTGGGCTAACCGCACGCCCCTCTATCAGGAGCCCTCCCTATTGGCCACTGGACTTTGCCGGTTCGGGCTGTGACTGGTCGTGGACAGAAGTCCATCCCCTGGGCAACCACCTGAGAGGggttggaaaaaggaaaaaggttgGAGGAAGTTGGGGTCAGACTCACGTTGAGCGGGCGGGAGGCAGATATAGGTCTTGAAGAACTCGCTTCGGCGGGCGGCTTCTTTAATGCGGTTGGCAAGCGGTTTGCTGACCTGGCGGATGCCCAAGTATAGCAGCTTCGCCATAGGGAACGCGCCCACCACCATCTTGGCGGTCTCACAGGGGCACGCGCAACCTTGCCGACTGGGCGGGGCGCCTCAACCTCTCCACTCCTCCCCCGCCCGCTAGGGGCCATGCGTGCGTCAGTACGCAAGTACGTACGCTCGGCGGAGGGAACTGCAGAGGCGCACCCTGACGTCACCGCGTCGAGGCTAACGTACCGACGTCCGTCGCTGAATATGCAAATATACACGGAAGTGAGGCGGGTCAGGGGGCGGTGCCGTTAAACGGATGTTGGAAGGCGCGTGGATTCCCACGCCCGCCTTAGCCGACGTCACTGTGCTCCTTCGTGACGTCACGTACTGAGTCGGCGTCCCACCCAATGGAGGCTCTTAATTAGTCCTAATTAGTCCAATGAGTCCCAGATACACCTTCCTTTGTAAGCTGTGGCTCTCATTGGGATTGAGAGGAAGCCAGCAACCATACAGACCTTGGTTGGGATCCCAGCTCAGCCATTTCCTGGTTGTGTGATATTAGATGAGTGACATAACCCCTCTGGACTTCAGTTATTACCGTCTACAAAATGGGAATCCTAATAGCACTTGCCTTTTTGGGTTGTTGTGAGGCTTCTATGCGAATCTTGAGTGTAAAACAATGAATGGACCATGGGAAGTGCTTAGAATGGTGCCAGTTACATAGTTAAGCATTCAGAACAACCCTTACTGTTAGGCAGTTAATGATTGCATTATTACTAACTCCAGCCTGAGGGTGCATTTCACCCCCAGAAATAATGAATCCAACGTTTTCCCAAGTAACTgacaaggaggctgaggcccagagcCGGGCAGGGAATGGCACAAGGTTCCTACCTAGGTTGATAGCCTAGCGTCTTGGCTAATGAAACCATACCCGTTCTCAAGCAACCCAACTTCCTTCATTACGGGGTAGGGTCCCCAGGGAGCTGGTTCAGAAAGAAGTTTAAGGACATGTCCCAGACTGTCTTCTGTTACCCAGCAGGGAGCAAAATCATATAAACAATGTCAGGAAGGGGTTGAGAGAAATTCCTGGATGATGGAGTGCTGGTGGGTAATTGAGagattctgggaggcagagggacagAAGAAAATAGGAACCTCAGAGGACCGGctaccatggctcacgcctataatcccagcactttgggaggctgaggagggtggatcacctgaggccaggagtttgagaccaacctagccaacatggtaaaaccccgtctctactaaaaatactaaggaaaaaaaaaagggcatggtggtgggcacctgtaatcccagttactccagaggctgagggagaatcactcaaacctgggaggcggagattgtcgtgagctgagattgcctgACTGTACTCCAATCccggtgacagagactccatctcaaagagagaaagaaagaaaacaggtacAGAGGAGTGGTGTATAGGAGGAAAACTATATTCAGGACACAGAATCAGGGGACCCTGGACTTCCTTGGCATCCACTCTGACTCTCTGAGTGTCCTTTGTCAAGCCCCTGGCACTGAGAGACctgtgtttcctcatctgtaatgatGGTGCTGGTGTGTGAACCCTGACATTCTGAATTACTAAGAATGCCAGGATTCCATAAAACACCCTTTCCCAGGGTCCCTTCCAGACTGAAGGTATAGTGGAACTCGGGACTGTTTCACTTAAGGTCCATCATCTTGGGACCATCCgccttcccattttacagactggTCAAGTGAGGCCAGAGGATGAAAAGGATTTGCCCAGAGTTCCATAAGAAATCAGGGTGGAGCTGAAGTGGaaatggctttctttctttcttatttattttattttttgagacggagtctcgctctgtggcccaggctggagtgcggtggtgggatatcagctcactacaagctccgcctcctgggttcaagcgattctcctgcctcagcctccccagtagttgggattacaggttcgcaccaccatgcccggttaatttttgtgtttttagtataaatGGGGTTCCAcaatgtttgccaggctggtcttgaaccctgatctcagttgatctgcctgtctcggcctcccaaagtgctgggattacaggcgtgagccaccgcacccgccctGAAGCTGGGATTTCTTGAGTCTTGGGTCAGGGCCTTCTCCTGATCCCTGGGGGTGTTAGCCTGGAGCCTCAGGACCTACTGGGGGAGCTGAGGATCCCCACAATGAGTTCAGGAAACTTCTGGACTTgtacatgacttttttttctatgtaaatcACTGCTGGTCACATCAGCTcttagtgcctgacacacagttaGGTGCctaataaattttattgaatgaatgcaAATGAGCCTTTGGTTGGAAGGGGTAGTGTCCAGGCTTTCATTTGATTCTTCAAGGAGACTATGTTCAAAATGtttctgtgggccaggcacagtggctcaagcctgtaatcccagtactttgggaggccgaggcgggtggatcacaaggtcaagagatcgagaccatcctggtcaacatggtgaaaccccatctctactaaaaatacaaaaaattagctgggcatggtggcgcgtgcctgtaatcccagctactcaggaggctgaggcaggagaattgcctgaacccaggaggcggaggttgcggtgagccgagatcatgccattgcactccagactgggtaacaagagcgaaactctgtctcaaaaaaacaaaaacaaaaaaacagaatgtttcttggctcacacctgtgatcctagcactttaggaggccaacaccggaggactgcttgaagccaggagttccataccaacctgggcaacatagtgagaccctgtctctaccaaaaaaaaatttttttttattagccaggcatggtggtttgctcctatagtccctgctactcaagaggctgagatggacgctccactgcgctccagcctaggcaacagagggagaccctgtcccccaccccaaaaaaagaaaaaataattaaaatttctggccccaggccaggtgcagtgacttatgcctgtactcccagcactttgggaggctgaggcaggtggatcacctgaggtcaggagatcgagatcagcctggccaacatagtgaaaccccatctgtactaaaaatacaaaaaagtagctgagcgtggtggctcatgcctgtaatcccagcaactctagaggctgaggcgggagaatcacttgatccccagaggtggagcttgcactctagcctgggtgacagagtgagactctgtctcaaaaaaaaaaaaaattctagcccCAACATCTCCATTCCAGTAGTTTTATGGCAATGGGATAAGGTGGGAAGACTAGTAggcctccctctcttctccagcCCTCCAGCACCAAAGCCAGGATTTCCCACATCTCTGcgctccctccaccctccacccccaaaaAAATCATTGAGTGCATTTTTCCCccattcctctcctccttcctcttcctttctctgagaAAGGTTTCCAGGAATGTCTTCTGGGAACctctgtgtgtgggggggaaggggggagggttGTGGGTGGATCTTCACACCTCAGGAGTCTGTTTGCACACCCGTGAGGAGGAAGGGGAGCAGAGACCTTCTCCGAGGGGCGAGGCCTTTTCAGAGCTGGGTGCTTCttcctgctctccagcctggttaTGAAACAGTGGCCATGGTGACTCCTGAGACCAGGGGACGGAGGGCAGCCTTGGCCACCGTGGGGCGTGGGAACACAAGCAgagatggggaggggagagggagcctAGGATGTCTCTGGCGCTGACTCACTGGCCGTGCGACCTTGGACTGGTGGCTTGCCCTCTCTGGTAACCACCCTGGACTATAGCCTGGGATCCTTCCTGTAAGTTTTTTCGGCTCAGATCCCCTGGTCACCCTTTTCCCGAAATGGGTGAGGGACCCGTGTTCCCAAATCCCACTGGCCCCGTACTTCTTCTGTTAGAGGATTCCTTCAAAATAAATccgaggccgggcgcagtggctcaagcctgtaatcccagcactttgagaggctgaggtgggaggatgaccaacatggcgaaaccctgtctctacttaaaatacaaaaactaaccaggcgtggtggtgcgcgcctctaatcccagctacttgggaggctgagataggagaatcacttgaacctgggagttggaggttgcagtgagccgagatcatgacactgcactccagcctgggcgacagagcgagactccatcttgaaataAATAcgtcaataaataaacaaacaaaaataaaaatccaaaggcTGACCACTGTTCCTTGGTAAATCCACAACCACCACCCACCGCCAGCACCTCCTCACTGGGCTCCTCGCTTCTACCCTTGTCTCCCATacgccttatttttttttttttttgagacggagtttcgctcttgttacccaggctggagtgcaatggtgcgatctcggctcaccgcaacctctgcctcctgggttcaggcaattctcctgcctcagcctcccaagtagctgggattacaggctcgcgccacaatgcccagctaattttttgtatttttagtagagacggggattcaccatgttgaccaggatggtctcgatctcttgacctcgtgatctacccgcctcggcctcccaaagtgctgggattacaggcttgagccaccgcgcccggccccatactccttttttattttgagacagggccttgctctgtcgcccaggctggagggcagtggcgcaatcactgCTCatcgcagcctccacctcctggttcaagtgaacctcatgtctcagcctcccaagtagctggggctgcagacacatgcaaccatgcccagctaatttttaagttttttgtagaaacgggtctccctatgttgcccacagTGGTCCCAAagccctggcctcaagtgatcctcctgcctcagactcccaaggttctggcattacaggctggagccaccgtcCCCAGCCTATCTCCCACATTCTACTTCCCACTCAACAGCCGGTGGGATACTGTGAATACTTAAGTCAAATCACTTTCATCCTCTACTGAGAACCCCTCATAGCTCCTTGTCTCATATTAAAAGGCAGAGTCCTCATTGGGACTTACATGGCCCCACATGACCTGCTGTCTCCTCTCCTGTCTCATCTCCCCTTTCCCGTTGTCCTCCTCacccctgctccagccacactgccaCACCTGCTATCCTTCCAAATTCAGACActtggccgggcacggcggctcacgcctgtaatcccagcactttgggaggccaaggcgggcaaatcacaaggtcaggagttcaagatcagcctggccaaagagatcagcctggtcaacatggtgaaaccccgtctctactgaaaatacaaaacaaagtagccaggcgtggtggcgggtgcctgtaatcccagctacttgggaggctgagataggagaatcacttgaacctgggaggcagaggttgcagtgaatcgagtaatgacattgcactccagcctgggtgacagagtgaaacactgactcaaaaataaataaataaataaatagaaaaaaagaaaattcagacacTCTCTTAAattattcttcttattatttggaggcagagtttcactcctgtcgcccaggctggagtgcaatgtcacagtcttggctcaccgcaacctccacttcctgggttcaagcaattctcctgcctcagcctcctgagtagctgggattacaggcacccgccatgtttggctaatttttttttagtattttgtaattttagtagacgcggggtttcaccctgttggccaggctggtctcaaactcctgaccccaggtgatccaccagccgtggcctcccaaagtgctagaattacaggcgtgagccacctcacctggcctgaatTTCATATGCTCTCTAACCCCAGGGCCCTGGCACCTgcagttccctctgcctgaaatgctcttcccacagcagccacagggcTAAGTGCCACACCTCCTTCAAGTCTGCTGGAAAGCCACCTCAGCAAGCCCTCCTCATTTAGATCAGACTCCAAGTCATCCTCTAGCCCCTCAACTGGCTTTGCATAGAACAATATCCCCTTCACACTTAGCAATTCCAAACATGacgtattttttatttacttgtgtatggTGAGCCCTGTGAAGGCCAGGCCAGCCTGTCTCAgtcactgctgtatccccagggCCACCCACACAACGCCCTACATGAACCTCTGTTGAATGACGGGTAGATACCCTTTCCTCTTGTCCCAGACCTTCCCTCATCATTCCTCCAGGCCATCTGCCCCGCCTGCCCGGGACTCAGATTTCAACATCCTCAGACCTGACTTGGAGATCGCTGTTGATCTAGAAAAACTTAGAACTGCGGTCTTTTGTTCCCTCCCCTGTATGACCAGGGGCTTTGCGAACATGACTCTGTGTTTCCTGCACTTTCCACTTTCCCCCTGAGTCAGAGACTTTTATCCacttgttggaaaaaaaaacaaatctaaccttctctatttgtctttattttctggaAACCAAACATTTGACTTAATTCAtctggccgggcatgatggctcacatctgtactttgggaggccgaggcaggaggagcccaggaatttaagaccagcctgggaaacatagtgagactccgtctctacaaaagtacaaaagttagccagtcatggtggtgtgcgctggtggtcccagctcctcgggaggctgatgtgggaggattgctggagctcaggaggtggaggatgcagtgagccacgattgcactactgccctccagcctgggcaacacagcaagaccatgtctccaaaataaatatttactcatcTCCTCTTCCAGGAGGCCCTCCGTGACTACCAAACTGTGATGGGATCTGGGACCATGAAGGTTGACCAGTGACACACCTGCCTCACTCTTCCTAAGTTCTGGTATTATGAATATTAACATAGCCCATTTTCATACAATTTGCCCACACCAGACCAGGAGAGAAGGGACTGTGGGATGAGAGTGGAGGACTGGGGCTTCTGTGCCAGGCACGGTTCACTGTGCTGGTGGCAGCGTCTTCAGCTGCACCTGGTCCCCCTGGGAGGGCAGAGTGGCTGCCCAGCTGCCAGCCATGGCCTTGGCTGTGCTGTTCCTCTTGGAGGTGAGTGGGGTCTCCAGGGTGAGCGACGCATTGGCCATCTCCTGGGGCTTGTCACTGGCTAGAAAGCGGAGCAGGTTGTGCAGAGCCTTGGCGACGTCACTGCGGGCGCCCTCGTTGACCAGGCAGTAGAGGATGGGGTCCGCCACACAGTTGAGGCTGGTGAAAGCCAGTGAGCTGTGGTAGGCAGAAAAGACACGCTCCTCAAAGCCACAGTCCCAGGGGCGGCCCAGGTAGATGGCGCTGCGGGACAGCAGGAGCACGTGATAGGGCGCGAAGCAGACCAGCACGATGGCGATGAGGCTGAGGGCCAGCCGCTTGATCTTGGCCTTCTCCTGGCGCTCGGTAGACACGCTGCCCCGCACGGCCCGCAGGATGCCCCGGTACGACAGCAGCATGAGCGCCCACGGAAAGAGGAACCCCACGAAGACCCGGTAGAGGTTCATCCAGGCCACCCAGCCTTCCATGGGAAACTTCTCGAAGCAGAAGGTGTGGTTGTAGCGGTCTCGGAAGAGCTCGTCATGGAACAGGGGCGCCGAGTTGGCGCCCAGCTCGGTGGCCCAGACCACGGAGCTCACGGCCACAGCCGTCTTGACGCGGCGCAGGCGGGCGAAGCGGAGTGGGTGGGCCACGGCCAGGTAGCGGTCGACCGAGATGCAGCACAGGAAGGCGATGCTGATGTAGATGTTGGTGTAGAAGATGAAACCGAAGAGCTTGCAGGACCCGGGGCCGTGGATCCAGTTGTCGTGGTGCAGGAAGTAGTCGACCCACAGCGGCAGCGTGCAGATGTACAGCAGGTCGGCGATGCTGAGGTTCATCAGGTACACGCCCAGCTCGTTGCGCTGCTGCACCTGGCGGTAGGCCGCCCACAGAGCCAGGCAGTTGGTGGGCAGCCCCACGCCGATGACGAAGATGTAGAGGGATGGTGGGAAGAGGTGGTCCACACGCGAGTCCACGTGGCAGCCCTCCCACGTCTGGTTGCCCATTGTGGGCACTTCGGCTTCTGGGGCACTTCCCCTGGCCCACGGGGGCTGTGGGGCCACGGGGAGCGGG encodes:
- the GPR4 gene encoding G-prodeshotein coupled receptor 4, translating into MGNQTWEGCHVDSRVDHLFPPSLYIFVIGVGLPTNCLALWAAYRQVQQRNELGVYLMNLSIADLLYICTLPLWVDYFLHHDNWIHGPGSCKLFGFIFYTNIYISIAFLCCISVDRYLAVAHPLRFARLRRVKTAVAVSSVVWATELGANSAPLFHDELFRDRYNHTFCFEKFPMEGWVAWMNLYRVFVGFLFPWALMLLSYRGILRAVRGSVSTERQEKAKIKRLALSLIAIVLVCFAPYHVLLLSRSAIYLGRPWDCGFEERVFSAYHSSLAFTSLNCVADPILYCLVNEGARSDVAKALHNLLRFLASDKPQEMANASLTLETPLTSKRNSTAKAMAGSWAATLPSQGDQVQLKTLPPAQ